The Nostoc sp. 'Peltigera membranacea cyanobiont' N6 region CCGATCTTTTCTACTTGATTAGCTAAAGTTTTTTCTGCTAACTCTAACGTTGTCCATTTTTGAAACAAGGAGTGAGAGTTAGGAAACTCACTACTGATTCCCAAAGCGCAGGCTAATTCTAATACCATTGGTAGCCATTTATCTTTTGGTAGCCCTAACTCTTCATCAACCTTGACCTTAATACCATCTCTTGTAACGTAAGCTCTACGTACAAGAACTATTTCACCTAATGGAGTGTAATATCTTTTTTCTCGTTTAGTTCTAGGATGGTCGTATTGGGCTTCTTTTTCTTCTATTTTGGCTTGAAATAAGCTTTGTTGCACAAAGTTTCCTAATTTTAGCCACATACTGTGGAATTCGCGCACAAATTCTTCTAAATGGTTCCACTCCGGTAAGGAATTGAGTGTGTCATGAATGTGAGACAGAATTGATTGGAGGTTCTTCATGGGTAGTTTGGTTGCATGGTATCAAAAGCTATGTTAGCGTATCCAATCCGCTAACTACTCTCCCACACCTTTTTTCGTTCACCCCGGTCTAGTCGGCTAGGGAATGGGGTATCGCTCATTTTCTTTTGTTCTGAACTCCTACAATTTTACTTTTTTATTTGATTTGAAGAGATGTCGTCTAACTACTTTTTCACGACATCTTCCCCCACAGGTAGCATGGCCAGGGTGGACGCTACCCCCAACAACTGCTATAGTCCAAGCCAAACCTGCTGCTTTAGATTTTAATAATGAGGCTAATTGAAATTACATCTCCATAGTTATGCCCATTGAAGATTTTGAAGGTAGGACATAAGGAGAATCTGCAATGGTTAATGAGGAGCATTATGCTCGGTCTACTGAAAGTGTACAAGGTTGGAATGAGTGGAGACTTAAAAATCCAGAAATAATTCCTGACCTCAGCGAGGCTGACCTTAGTGGGGCAAACCTTAGTGAAGCAGACCTTAGCGAAGCATACCTTAATGGAGCAAACCTCAGCATGGCTAATCTCAGCAATGCTAATCTCAGCGAAGCAGACCTTAGCGAAACATACCTTGATGGAGCTAACCTCAGAGATGCTAACCTCAGAGATGCTGACCTCGGCGAAGCAAACCTCAGAGATGCTAACCTCAGAGATGCTGACCTCCACAGGGCATATCTCTACAAGGCATACCTTGATGGAGCTAACCTCAGTGGGGTTAACCTCAGTATGGCTAACCTCAGTGGGGTTAACCTCAGTGGGGTTAACCTCATAGGATTTGACCTTAGCGAAGCGGATCTTAGCGAAGCTGATCTCAGTGGAGCAGACCTCAGAGATGCTAACCTCAGTGGGGCTAACCTCAGTGGGGCTAACCTCATAGGGGTAGACCTCAGTGAGGCTAACCTTAGTGGAGCTTTTCTCGTGAATGCCAACCTTGGTAATGCTAATCTCAGCAGAGCAAACCTAAGTGCAGCTTTTCTAAATGATGTTGATATTAGTGGGGCTAATCTCAACGATATTGATATCGAAGAAGCTAACAAATATGGTTTAGAATTCAGTAGGATAAACCTCAGTGGGGCTAACCTTAGTAATGTTTCTCTCGTGAATGCTAACATCAAACATGCAAACCTCAGTGGTTTAAATCTCAGTTCGGCAGACCTCACAGGGGCTGACCTTAGCTATAGCGACCTCAGAGGAACTAACCTTAATGGGGCTGACTTAATTAGAATTCAAGCATTAAGAACAAATTTCACCGCAGCGAATTTTACAGGTGTATGTTTGGAAGATTGGCATATTAATAGTGCTACAAAGTTAAATGATATTGATTGCCAGTATGTCTATTTGAAAAGTGACAAACAAGAACGCCGTCCAAGTAGCGGAGAGTATGCACCTGGGGATTTTACCAAGTTATTTCAAAAAGCTTTAGAAACAGTTGACTTAATTTTTGCAGATGGCATTGACTGGAAAGCTTTTCTTCTCTCCTTTCAAGAATTACAGGCTGAATATGGTGAAGAAAACTTATCAGTCCAGGCAATTGAAAAGAAAAGTGGTGGTGCGTTTGTAATTCGCCTTGAGGTTCCACCAGAAGCTAATAAAGCAGATATTGAACGTCAGGCAAGATTATTATACGAGAAAGAGCTAAAACTGATTGAAGAGAAGTATCGTAACCAATTACAAGCTAGAGAGATAACACTGGTTCGTCAACATAACGCTGATATATTAAATATTATCGATAAGTTAGCTAATAGACCTATTCAAAATACTATTATTGTTACGGCCAACGCCGAAAATAATTCTATGTCAGAATCTTATCAATCCAAGTACGACCAAAGAAATTCTAATAACCAGTTTGTAGACACAGCACAAACTGGTAGTAACCCGACGTTTAATCAATCTAATTACGCACCAGAGCAGAGACAAAATCTTGCTGAGGCAGCAGCAGAAATTCAGCAGCTTCTCAATCAACTAGCTCAAAGTAATTCAACAACAGACGCAGTTACAGAAGCGGTTCATCAAAAAATTAAAACCGATCCAACTTTCAAAGCTAGGTTGCTAGCTGCACTGAAAGCAGGAGGGCTGGAAGCGTTGAAGGCAATATTTAATCATCCAGCCTTTAGTATTCCGGCTGAAACAATAAAAGGATTCCTAGAAGCCGAATAGGTGATGCTTTGGGTTTTTCCTATGGGGACGGAGAAGCTTTTTTGTCTTGCCATTTGGTATTTACTTTAGTTCGTTGTTGTGATGAAGCCTCTATTTACAATTCATCTAGCTGTTTTCGTAAAGAGTCTAATTCCACATGAACTACGTGATTGTGTTGATGCTTAGGGCTTTTGTTGTTAGTTATCCCGGATGACATCGGGAGTTCTAATTCAACCAATACATTTTCTGTATTTCTAACCAATTCTATTTCAGCTAATTGTTTTTCTATTTGATTAATAATTTGGCTAGTTTCTTTCTGTTGTTCAATTAGTTTAATCTTTATTGAACATAATTCTTGTTCCATATTATCCAATCGTTTTTCTAAATTTAGTGTAGAAGAATTCAACTGCTCATAATACAGATTATCTCCAGAGGTTTCACTGGCTTCAAAACATTTTTTTAGCTTCACATATTTTTGCTTCAATTTGTTAATCTCATCAGTTTGGTTTCGACCATATTTCATTTCTATAAATTT contains the following coding sequences:
- a CDS encoding pentapeptide repeat-containing protein, with translation MVNEEHYARSTESVQGWNEWRLKNPEIIPDLSEADLSGANLSEADLSEAYLNGANLSMANLSNANLSEADLSETYLDGANLRDANLRDADLGEANLRDANLRDADLHRAYLYKAYLDGANLSGVNLSMANLSGVNLSGVNLIGFDLSEADLSEADLSGADLRDANLSGANLSGANLIGVDLSEANLSGAFLVNANLGNANLSRANLSAAFLNDVDISGANLNDIDIEEANKYGLEFSRINLSGANLSNVSLVNANIKHANLSGLNLSSADLTGADLSYSDLRGTNLNGADLIRIQALRTNFTAANFTGVCLEDWHINSATKLNDIDCQYVYLKSDKQERRPSSGEYAPGDFTKLFQKALETVDLIFADGIDWKAFLLSFQELQAEYGEENLSVQAIEKKSGGAFVIRLEVPPEANKADIERQARLLYEKELKLIEEKYRNQLQAREITLVRQHNADILNIIDKLANRPIQNTIIVTANAENNSMSESYQSKYDQRNSNNQFVDTAQTGSNPTFNQSNYAPEQRQNLAEAAAEIQQLLNQLAQSNSTTDAVTEAVHQKIKTDPTFKARLLAALKAGGLEALKAIFNHPAFSIPAETIKGFLEAE